The Thiosulfativibrio zosterae genome has a window encoding:
- the htpG gene encoding molecular chaperone HtpG, with protein MSQTETHAFQTEVKQLLKLMIHALYSNKEIFLRELISNASDALDKLRFESVSNDALTEGEAELAITLSYDKEAKTITLTDNGIGMTRDEVIANIGTIANSGTKKFLESLSGDQAKDSRLIGQFGVGFYASFIVADKVTLTTRRAGDVAQNATRWVSEGEGDYTLETVEKPTKGTEIVLHLKEDMDEFLDDYRLKNIVTTYSDHISFPIKMIKSEWDAEAKEMKSTGEFEQVNKATAIWTQPKSELTDEEYNNFYQTLSHDYEAPLAHIHNKVEGTLEYTSLLYIPKKAPFDLYDRDRRYGLKLYVKRVYIMDDAEQLMPTYMRFVRGVIDSNDLPLNVSREILQSNKVVDKIRSASVKRVLDHLTKLSKEEDAKDYEAFWDQFGNVIKEGVIEDFANKDKIAGLLRFASTANDGQAQQRVSLQAYIDRMKPEQEHIYYITADTHSAAAGSPHLEMFRKKDIEVLLLSDRIDEWLVSHLTEFEGKKLKSVTSADLKEFEEEAEKNLSEEDKKSREALTEKVKAAISDLVSDVKVTARLTDSPACVVSPEGEMSAHMARMMEQLGQSVPAQKPVLELNPDHALVKKLDTFTDESKIKEWSLFLLEQAQLAEGNQLEKPAEFIKRMNQLLIEVI; from the coding sequence ATGAGCCAAACCGAAACTCATGCCTTTCAGACGGAAGTCAAACAACTGTTAAAGTTGATGATTCATGCCTTGTATTCTAATAAAGAGATTTTCTTAAGAGAGTTGATTTCAAATGCTTCTGATGCGTTGGATAAATTGCGTTTCGAATCGGTGTCAAACGATGCTTTAACCGAAGGCGAAGCAGAGCTTGCCATTACTCTAAGTTATGACAAAGAAGCAAAAACCATTACGCTAACTGATAATGGTATAGGGATGACGCGTGATGAGGTGATTGCAAATATTGGAACGATTGCCAACTCAGGGACTAAAAAATTCTTAGAAAGTTTATCAGGAGATCAAGCTAAAGATTCACGCTTGATTGGACAGTTTGGGGTTGGTTTTTACGCCTCGTTTATTGTTGCTGATAAAGTCACTTTAACGACTCGCCGTGCAGGGGATGTTGCTCAAAATGCAACGCGTTGGGTTTCTGAGGGTGAAGGTGACTACACTTTAGAAACGGTTGAAAAACCAACCAAGGGGACTGAAATTGTTTTGCATCTTAAGGAAGATATGGATGAGTTTTTAGATGATTATCGTCTAAAAAATATCGTGACGACTTATTCAGACCATATCAGCTTCCCAATTAAAATGATTAAATCTGAGTGGGATGCCGAAGCTAAAGAAATGAAAAGCACTGGTGAGTTTGAGCAGGTTAACAAAGCAACGGCTATTTGGACTCAGCCAAAGTCTGAACTCACGGATGAAGAATACAATAATTTCTATCAAACCCTATCACACGATTATGAAGCGCCTTTAGCACATATTCATAATAAAGTGGAAGGCACCTTGGAATACACCTCGTTATTGTATATCCCTAAGAAAGCACCTTTTGACCTTTACGACCGTGATCGTCGTTATGGTTTAAAGTTGTATGTAAAACGCGTTTATATTATGGATGATGCTGAACAACTCATGCCGACTTATATGCGCTTTGTTCGTGGTGTGATTGACTCTAATGATTTACCTTTGAATGTATCGCGTGAAATTCTGCAAAGCAATAAGGTGGTTGATAAGATTCGTTCTGCTTCGGTGAAGCGTGTATTGGATCATTTGACCAAGTTGTCTAAAGAAGAAGATGCTAAGGATTATGAAGCTTTTTGGGATCAGTTTGGAAATGTCATCAAAGAAGGTGTGATTGAAGATTTTGCTAACAAAGACAAGATAGCTGGTTTATTACGTTTTGCTTCAACCGCAAATGATGGTCAAGCTCAGCAAAGAGTTTCTCTGCAAGCCTACATCGACAGAATGAAGCCAGAGCAAGAGCATATTTATTACATCACAGCAGATACGCATTCAGCAGCGGCAGGAAGTCCTCATCTTGAGATGTTCCGCAAGAAAGACATTGAAGTCTTGTTGTTGTCAGACCGTATTGATGAATGGTTGGTTTCTCACTTAACTGAATTTGAAGGCAAAAAATTAAAGTCAGTGACTTCAGCAGATTTAAAAGAGTTTGAAGAAGAAGCGGAAAAGAATCTTTCTGAAGAAGATAAAAAATCTCGTGAAGCCTTAACTGAAAAAGTTAAAGCCGCAATCAGTGATTTAGTGTCTGATGTTAAGGTCACTGCCAGATTGACTGATTCTCCCGCCTGTGTGGTGAGTCCAGAAGGCGAAATGTCAGCGCATATGGCTCGTATGATGGAACAGCTGGGTCAATCTGTACCTGCACAAAAGCCTGTCTTAGAATTAAACCCGGATCATGCTTTGGTTAAAAAACTGGATACATTTACGGATGAATCCAAAATTAAAGAATGGTCATTGTTTTTGCTAGAGCAAGCGCAATTAGCAGAAGGCAATCAGCTTGAAAAACCTGCTGAATTTATCAAACGCATGAATCAGTTATTGATTGAAGTGATTTAA
- a CDS encoding PilZ domain-containing protein, translated as MSMDQRSFFRLDVTLPCSYRVISAEEAQAHPLPSSPDTSYIEKYFLENLGQLDEQINDIINQIGSKSLLMATALTAINSKINFILQTVDQKQLTKAIPQRMVNLSASGLAFDVEETVTINDKIDLLIQPLKDESPILVRCNIVKVMPGKSCANCSMVALEYAKLSEDDRRKLVYFIQSKEIEMARLSREK; from the coding sequence ATGTCGATGGATCAACGCTCTTTTTTTCGTTTAGATGTCACCCTACCTTGTAGTTATCGCGTGATTTCAGCTGAAGAAGCTCAAGCACACCCTTTGCCCTCGTCGCCAGATACCTCTTATATTGAAAAATACTTTTTAGAAAATCTTGGCCAACTTGACGAGCAGATTAATGACATCATCAATCAAATAGGTTCAAAAAGCCTACTCATGGCAACTGCATTAACAGCCATCAACAGCAAAATTAACTTTATCTTACAGACAGTTGATCAAAAACAACTGACTAAAGCAATCCCACAACGCATGGTCAACCTCAGCGCCAGCGGTTTAGCCTTTGATGTTGAAGAAACTGTAACTATCAATGATAAGATTGATTTATTAATTCAACCTTTAAAAGATGAATCACCCATTTTAGTGCGTTGTAACATTGTTAAAGTGATGCCAGGAAAGTCATGTGCTAATTGTTCAATGGTTGCCTTAGAGTATGCAAAACTGTCTGAAGATGACCGTCGTAAATTGGTTTACTTTATTCAAAGCAAAGAAATCGAGATGGCTAGATTGAGTCGAGAAAAATAA
- a CDS encoding flagella synthesis protein FlgN, which translates to MNHLVDEQALILKTRQLLDALSKFKEVLQQESNILKKFNIETLPELLEKKSALSETIEASFKQFNLCLGSETPKTLDAWLESDIFPTLSKELQKSFKKLIALTNECHDMNMANGMTVQTLNNINQVSLNILTGQTSPSSQVYGASGERQKSKMQTSLGKA; encoded by the coding sequence ATGAATCATCTAGTTGACGAACAAGCCCTCATCCTTAAAACTCGTCAACTATTAGATGCTTTGTCAAAGTTTAAAGAAGTTTTGCAACAAGAGTCTAATATCCTAAAAAAATTCAATATTGAAACCCTGCCTGAATTATTAGAAAAAAAATCTGCCCTGTCTGAAACCATTGAAGCAAGCTTTAAACAATTCAATCTCTGTCTAGGCAGTGAAACACCCAAAACGTTAGACGCTTGGCTAGAAAGTGACATCTTTCCCACCCTGTCAAAAGAACTTCAAAAAAGCTTCAAAAAATTAATTGCGCTTACTAATGAATGTCACGATATGAATATGGCTAATGGCATGACCGTTCAAACCTTAAATAATATCAATCAAGTTTCATTGAATATTTTAACGGGCCAAACATCTCCCTCCAGTCAAGTCTATGGGGCTTCTGGCGAAAGACAAAAATCCAAAATGCAAACCTCTCTAGGTAAAGCCTAA
- the flgM gene encoding flagellar biosynthesis anti-sigma factor FlgM: MDIKSLNPSLVNSRANDAVRNQEKPAGGLNNQGSGSAKSTDKVTLTNMSSQAKELEAKAADSKIDQTARIEAIKAAIKDGSYQINAQNIASKLIQTESMFAGA; this comes from the coding sequence ATGGACATTAAAAGTTTAAATCCAAGTTTAGTTAACAGCCGTGCCAACGACGCTGTTCGCAACCAAGAAAAGCCAGCTGGCGGTCTTAACAACCAAGGCTCAGGCTCTGCAAAGTCAACTGACAAAGTGACTTTGACCAATATGTCATCTCAGGCAAAAGAATTAGAAGCCAAAGCAGCTGACAGCAAAATTGATCAAACAGCGCGCATTGAAGCAATCAAAGCGGCCATTAAAGATGGCAGCTATCAGATTAATGCACAAAATATTGCCTCAAAATTGATTCAAACCGAATCAATGTTCGCTGGTGCATAA
- the flgA gene encoding flagellar basal body P-ring formation chaperone FlgA, which produces MSFWRTPLQTLWSAPKRLKHSQKQPGLVIFGLFLSIFFTQTAHSAEENTPLQSPESLYQLVLEHLKQKTDQQLFNVKIEIQTLSKHLRFQQCTTTPDLLDKNPTDIAGRNTFKVSCENPDWSIYMTAKVEGDLPVIMSTQGILKSAVIKKDDIATVLVPYQKVKRGAFTQLQKVLGYRAKKNISPNTIITLKDVLPPYWVFKDKPVNLVTHIGDINIETKGVALSDAVEQEQVTVKNLSSQKRVKGIVIAPNTVWIP; this is translated from the coding sequence ATGTCTTTTTGGAGAACACCGCTGCAAACTCTGTGGAGCGCACCAAAACGCTTAAAACACTCTCAAAAACAACCAGGCCTGGTTATTTTTGGGTTGTTTTTGAGTATATTTTTCACTCAAACTGCGCATTCCGCAGAGGAAAATACGCCACTTCAGTCTCCTGAAAGCCTCTACCAATTGGTTCTAGAACACCTTAAGCAAAAAACTGACCAACAATTGTTTAATGTTAAAATTGAGATACAAACTTTAAGTAAACATCTTAGATTTCAACAATGTACCACCACCCCTGATCTCCTAGACAAAAACCCAACAGACATAGCAGGTCGAAATACCTTTAAGGTCAGCTGTGAAAATCCCGACTGGTCAATCTATATGACCGCTAAGGTTGAAGGAGATTTGCCAGTCATCATGAGCACTCAAGGAATTTTAAAGTCTGCCGTTATTAAAAAAGACGATATTGCAACGGTACTGGTTCCTTACCAAAAAGTAAAACGCGGTGCTTTTACCCAATTGCAAAAAGTTTTGGGGTATCGTGCCAAAAAAAATATAAGTCCCAATACCATCATTACCTTAAAAGATGTACTACCGCCCTACTGGGTTTTTAAAGACAAACCCGTTAATCTTGTGACCCATATTGGCGATATTAATATCGAAACAAAAGGGGTTGCTTTAAGTGATGCGGTAGAGCAAGAACAGGTCACTGTGAAAAATTTATCTTCACAAAAACGCGTTAAAGGTATAGTTATTGCTCCCAACACCGTATGGATTCCATAA
- a CDS encoding chemotaxis protein: MSSFLKGVDQRTSLAGMNRMELLLFKIHGDQLFGINVFKVREVIRTPFISPVPKSDSRIVGVSDIRGQTMPMIDLARALDLEPVDMNAYRETLTIVTEFNSSVQGFLVEDVDRIVHLRWEDILAPPESLQNVNYLTGITRAQNQIVEIVDVEKVLAEVSGRQEEMTPEFLEANQSKTKDHDFFVLGADDSVVARNQLKTTLDKLGIANRIMNNGRLALEFLKKWADDADKGISPPVGERLLMVISDIEMPEMDGYTLTTNIRKDHRLSDLYVVLSSSLSGGFNESLTEKVGANRFMSKWHPEELAQAIIDRIDEVTAQGWSKD; this comes from the coding sequence ATGTCTAGTTTTCTAAAAGGGGTTGACCAGCGTACTTCGCTTGCCGGTATGAACCGCATGGAGTTATTGCTGTTTAAAATACATGGTGATCAGCTGTTTGGTATCAATGTGTTTAAGGTGAGAGAGGTGATTCGAACACCTTTTATTTCCCCCGTGCCCAAGTCGGACTCAAGGATTGTTGGGGTGTCTGACATTCGTGGTCAAACCATGCCCATGATTGACTTGGCAAGAGCTTTGGATTTAGAGCCGGTTGATATGAATGCCTATCGCGAAACCCTAACAATCGTGACTGAATTTAACAGTTCTGTGCAGGGTTTCTTGGTTGAAGATGTTGACCGCATTGTGCATTTGCGCTGGGAAGATATTTTGGCACCGCCGGAGTCCTTGCAAAATGTCAACTATTTGACGGGTATTACGCGTGCGCAAAATCAAATTGTTGAAATTGTTGATGTTGAAAAAGTGTTGGCAGAGGTTTCGGGTAGACAAGAAGAAATGACACCAGAATTCTTAGAAGCAAATCAGTCAAAAACCAAAGACCATGATTTCTTTGTGTTGGGTGCAGATGATTCTGTGGTGGCGCGAAACCAACTTAAAACAACCCTTGATAAGCTGGGTATTGCCAATCGTATTATGAATAACGGGCGTTTAGCCTTAGAGTTTTTGAAAAAATGGGCGGACGATGCGGACAAAGGCATTTCTCCTCCAGTGGGTGAAAGACTTTTAATGGTGATTTCAGACATTGAAATGCCAGAGATGGATGGCTATACCTTAACCACCAATATTCGCAAAGATCATCGTTTATCGGATTTATATGTTGTGTTAAGTTCATCACTCAGTGGTGGTTTTAACGAATCTTTAACCGAGAAAGTTGGTGCCAACCGCTTTATGTCTAAATGGCATCCCGAAGAATTGGCACAAGCCATTATTGACCGAATTGACGAAGTCACCGCGCAGGGTTGGTCTAAAGACTAG
- the flgB gene encoding flagellar basal body rod protein FlgB, with amino-acid sequence MESIFGLHERALQVRSERQQVLANNLANADTPNFKARDVDWRKQLSAAQDDMQRTPYKPDMQKTNSRHIDGFADFTTEDYLKFRMPTQAALDGNTVEAHIEKAQFMENAMQYQASLEFINGRITGIRGALRGE; translated from the coding sequence ATGGAATCAATTTTTGGACTACATGAAAGAGCTTTACAAGTGCGTTCTGAACGCCAGCAAGTGCTTGCCAATAATTTAGCCAACGCCGATACCCCAAACTTTAAAGCACGCGATGTCGACTGGCGCAAACAGTTATCTGCGGCGCAGGATGATATGCAACGCACGCCCTACAAACCAGATATGCAAAAAACCAATTCCAGACATATTGATGGTTTTGCGGATTTTACGACAGAAGACTACCTAAAGTTTCGTATGCCGACTCAAGCAGCCTTAGACGGCAATACAGTTGAAGCGCATATTGAGAAAGCTCAGTTTATGGAAAATGCCATGCAATACCAAGCGTCGCTTGAATTTATTAACGGCAGAATCACCGGTATTCGCGGTGCGTTGAGAGGGGAGTAA
- the flgC gene encoding flagellar basal body rod protein FlgC, with amino-acid sequence MSMFRTLDISATGLHAQTIRLNTIASNMANVDSISSNAQDTFRGKKPVFETIMDEATGLPAGGVKIKDIVENKAPLKMEYMPNHPMADDKGYIYRPNVNVVEEMADMMSASRTYQTNIEVMNTSKQLLLRTIQMGK; translated from the coding sequence ATGTCCATGTTTAGAACCTTAGATATTTCAGCCACAGGCTTACACGCACAAACAATTCGATTAAATACCATCGCGTCTAATATGGCCAATGTGGACAGCATTAGTTCTAATGCCCAAGACACTTTTAGAGGCAAAAAACCTGTGTTTGAAACCATTATGGATGAAGCCACTGGCTTACCTGCCGGGGGCGTTAAAATCAAAGACATCGTAGAAAACAAAGCACCTCTCAAAATGGAATATATGCCAAACCATCCCATGGCAGACGACAAAGGCTATATCTATCGCCCTAATGTCAATGTGGTTGAAGAAATGGCCGATATGATGAGTGCTTCAAGAACTTACCAAACCAATATTGAAGTGATGAACACTTCAAAACAATTATTACTTCGCACCATTCAAATGGGCAAATAG
- a CDS encoding flagellar hook assembly protein FlgD, with the protein MATVLPTTGVSASEYATALQQASNPSTSAPSNALGQADFLRLLTTQLANQDPNKPMDPTNFVTDLTQMSQLESTNQMNASVLAMTKGFQSLQTLQGAALIGKSVQAEGEEMSHTQGKETSFRLEPDQPLSDVKVVITNEFGPVKELSLGDLNRGESTQSWDGLDEQGNPMASGQYSLTVYGTDETGELQSIKTIVPSQVKSVGINTDGTMALTLATGERVALDAVREISE; encoded by the coding sequence ATGGCAACCGTATTACCAACCACTGGCGTTAGTGCATCTGAGTATGCAACAGCTTTGCAACAAGCTTCTAACCCATCGACTTCTGCGCCTAGTAATGCTTTGGGGCAGGCAGATTTTTTAAGACTTTTAACCACGCAGTTAGCTAACCAAGATCCTAATAAACCCATGGATCCAACTAACTTTGTGACGGATTTAACACAGATGAGTCAATTAGAGTCTACCAATCAGATGAATGCATCAGTTTTGGCCATGACCAAAGGTTTTCAATCCTTACAAACCCTACAAGGCGCTGCTTTAATTGGTAAATCTGTTCAGGCTGAAGGCGAGGAAATGAGCCATACGCAAGGCAAAGAAACCAGTTTTAGATTAGAGCCAGATCAGCCGCTATCCGATGTAAAAGTTGTGATTACCAATGAGTTTGGTCCTGTCAAAGAATTGTCATTAGGTGATTTAAATCGTGGTGAGAGCACTCAATCATGGGATGGCTTAGATGAGCAAGGCAATCCGATGGCATCAGGACAATATTCTCTAACCGTTTACGGTACAGATGAAACTGGAGAGCTGCAGTCGATTAAAACGATTGTACCCAGTCAAGTGAAAAGCGTTGGTATCAATACGGATGGAACCATGGCTTTAACATTGGCTACAGGTGAACGAGTTGCGCTAGATGCCGTTCGTGAAATCAGCGAATAA